In Massilia antarctica, the following are encoded in one genomic region:
- a CDS encoding DUF642 domain-containing protein — translation MKSTVLLGGLFAAAMFASGAARAELVVNGSFEVNKTASSWQNFNAITGWKSSNGIFEIQKGAKQGGAAGFNPYAANGRQYLELNSTGLSTVWQMIDTSVAGTYSVSFAYSGRPDTAGHANSAMNVYWGDTKLNDSLLMGGTSGQWNLFSITDLVATSPLTKLRFESVGPTSSPTYGSYLDAVSVDVTPVPEPETYALFLMGLAILGATVRRNKKA, via the coding sequence ATGAAATCAACAGTACTCCTGGGCGGTTTGTTCGCCGCCGCCATGTTCGCCAGCGGCGCAGCGCGCGCCGAGCTCGTGGTCAACGGCAGCTTTGAAGTCAACAAGACCGCCAGTTCATGGCAGAATTTCAATGCCATTACCGGCTGGAAGTCCAGCAACGGCATTTTTGAAATCCAAAAGGGCGCCAAGCAAGGCGGCGCCGCCGGTTTCAATCCGTACGCTGCCAATGGCCGCCAGTACCTGGAACTGAACAGCACCGGCCTGAGCACGGTATGGCAGATGATCGACACCTCGGTCGCCGGCACCTACTCGGTCTCGTTCGCTTACTCGGGCCGTCCGGACACCGCCGGCCACGCCAACAGCGCGATGAATGTGTACTGGGGCGACACCAAGCTGAACGATTCGCTGCTGATGGGCGGCACCAGCGGCCAGTGGAACCTGTTCAGCATCACCGACCTGGTCGCCACCAGCCCGCTGACCAAGCTGCGTTTTGAATCGGTCGGCCCGACCTCGTCGCCAACCTACGGTTCCTACCTCGACGCCGTGTCGGTCGACGTGACCCCGGTTCCTGAGCCGGAAACCTACGCCCTGTTCCTGATGGGCCTGGCAATCCTCGGCGCTACCGTTCGCCGCAACAAGAAAGCCTGA
- the ycaO gene encoding 30S ribosomal protein S12 methylthiotransferase accessory factor YcaO: MNTFIPGKDAALESTIDTMQAKLAARGFILNESSLLHEVDGIWSTHMKDNDCPMLFSNGKGATELAARASAYGEFFERLGTHYFWTHFHLGETRANRPFVHYQQERWFKPGPDGAWPSEMLNPELHAFYNPDSEIDAEVLVDLNSGNVERGICALPYKRLRDDSETFIPVNIIGNLYVSNGMAAGNTMMEARSQALSEIFERQIKYRIISEGLCLPEVPDEVIARFPNIKAGIDGLRRAGFGILVKDASLGGKYPVMNVTLVHPKDQGVFSSYGAHPRFEIALERAMTELLQGRALDSLEGFPEPGFDMSEINAVANLEIHFVDSSGVISWNFMGDIPDFPFADWNFSTTTEEDYHWLVACLHGEGKDIYVADFSEQGAYSCRILVPGFSEIYPVEDLEWENNSIGNLIRPQLVRLDALSEEECAALLEDLRTMNVNDERPLWEILGLAIPLGTPWKQLRIGELKTLLALAVGDEDGILEGCDWIHHFKDLAPDRRLVYRCIESMLNVEDVENYRRSMALLYGEETVRQAEALLDRSERFFGLETLGTDMQGSAMHQTLLAAYDKLFA; encoded by the coding sequence ATGAACACCTTCATTCCAGGCAAAGACGCCGCCCTCGAATCGACCATCGACACCATGCAGGCCAAGCTGGCCGCGCGTGGCTTTATTCTGAACGAGTCGTCGTTGCTGCATGAGGTCGACGGCATCTGGTCGACCCATATGAAGGATAACGATTGTCCGATGCTGTTTTCCAACGGTAAGGGCGCGACCGAGCTGGCCGCGCGCGCCAGCGCCTACGGCGAATTTTTCGAGCGCCTCGGCACGCATTATTTCTGGACCCACTTTCACCTCGGCGAAACGCGCGCCAACCGGCCTTTCGTGCATTATCAGCAGGAACGCTGGTTCAAGCCGGGCCCGGACGGCGCCTGGCCAAGCGAGATGCTCAATCCGGAATTGCACGCTTTCTATAACCCGGACAGCGAGATCGATGCCGAGGTGCTGGTCGACTTGAATTCGGGTAACGTGGAACGCGGCATTTGCGCGCTGCCGTACAAGCGCCTGCGCGACGATAGCGAAACCTTTATCCCGGTCAATATCATCGGCAATCTGTATGTCAGCAATGGCATGGCGGCGGGCAATACGATGATGGAGGCGCGCAGCCAGGCTTTGTCGGAAATTTTCGAGCGCCAGATCAAGTACCGCATCATCAGCGAAGGCCTGTGCCTGCCGGAAGTGCCGGACGAGGTCATTGCGCGCTTTCCGAACATCAAGGCCGGCATCGATGGCTTGCGCCGCGCCGGTTTCGGCATCCTGGTCAAGGATGCTTCGCTCGGCGGCAAGTATCCGGTGATGAATGTAACCCTGGTGCATCCGAAAGACCAGGGCGTGTTCTCCAGCTACGGCGCGCACCCGCGCTTTGAAATCGCGCTGGAACGGGCGATGACCGAACTGCTGCAGGGCCGCGCCCTCGATTCGCTGGAAGGCTTCCCTGAGCCGGGCTTCGACATGAGCGAGATCAACGCCGTGGCCAACCTGGAAATCCATTTTGTCGATTCGAGCGGCGTGATCAGCTGGAATTTCATGGGCGATATCCCGGATTTCCCCTTCGCCGACTGGAATTTCAGCACCACCACGGAAGAAGACTACCACTGGCTGGTTGCATGCCTGCATGGCGAAGGCAAGGATATCTACGTGGCCGATTTCAGCGAGCAGGGCGCGTACAGCTGCCGCATCCTGGTGCCGGGTTTCTCGGAAATCTATCCGGTGGAAGACCTGGAATGGGAAAACAATAGCATCGGTAACCTGATCCGCCCGCAACTGGTGCGCCTGGATGCGCTCAGCGAGGAAGAGTGCGCGGCCTTGCTGGAAGACTTGCGGACCATGAACGTCAACGATGAGCGTCCGCTGTGGGAAATCCTGGGTCTGGCGATTCCGCTCGGCACGCCGTGGAAGCAGCTGCGCATCGGCGAACTGAAAACCCTGCTGGCGCTGGCTGTTGGCGACGAAGACGGCATCCTCGAAGGCTGCGACTGGATTCATCACTTCAAGGACCTGGCGCCGGACCGCCGCCTGGTGTATCGCTGCATCGAAAGCATGCTCAACGTGGAAGATGTGGAAAACTATCGCCGCTCGATGGCCTTGCTGTACGGCGAAGAGACGGTGCGCCAGGCCGAGGCCTTGCTCGACCGCAGCGAGCGCTTCTTCGGGCTGGAAACGCTCGGCACCGACATGCAGGGCAGCGCCATGCACCAGACCTTGCTGGCCGCCTACGACAAGCTGTTCGCGTAA
- a CDS encoding DUF3597 domain-containing protein — MGILSNIFHKIFPSSHPAVQPGATQAAPPASMQSAGVAPAAPTQASAPPPSAPMEQVDVEAILSGMPQSQTLNWRTSIVDLLKLLNLDSSLQSRKELASELDYTGDTSDSASMNIWLHRQVMNKLAANGGKVPADLKD, encoded by the coding sequence ATGGGCATTCTCAGCAATATTTTCCACAAAATCTTCCCCTCGTCGCACCCAGCCGTGCAGCCAGGCGCGACCCAGGCCGCACCGCCGGCATCGATGCAATCGGCCGGCGTAGCGCCAGCCGCGCCAACCCAGGCCTCGGCCCCGCCGCCAAGCGCGCCGATGGAACAGGTTGACGTCGAAGCCATCCTCAGCGGCATGCCGCAGAGCCAGACCCTGAACTGGCGCACCTCGATCGTCGACCTGCTCAAGCTGCTGAACCTGGACAGCAGCCTGCAATCGCGCAAGGAACTGGCGAGCGAGCTCGACTACACCGGCGACACCAGCGATTCGGCGTCGATGAATATCTGGCTGCACCGCCAGGTCATGAACAAGCTGGCGGCCAATGGCGGCAAGGTGCCGGCCGACCTGAAGGACTGA